One genomic window of Tenacibaculum tangerinum includes the following:
- a CDS encoding helix-turn-helix domain-containing protein: MTLGQKIKELRESSGMFQRQLAAILKIGDGYLSKVENDQKAIKREHLKTISETFNFSFEELEALWIATKIYDIVKNEKEGLNALKAAEEQIKYKTIKND, translated from the coding sequence ATGACACTCGGACAAAAAATCAAAGAATTACGAGAATCTTCTGGAATGTTTCAAAGACAGCTTGCCGCTATTCTTAAAATTGGAGACGGATACTTAAGTAAAGTTGAGAACGACCAAAAAGCAATTAAACGTGAACATCTGAAAACTATTAGTGAAACTTTCAATTTCTCATTTGAGGAACTGGAAGCTCTGTGGATTGCTACTAAAATTTATGACATTGTTAAAAATGAAAAAGAAGGTTTAAATGCATTGAAAGCCGCAGAAGAACAGATTAAATATAAAACTATAAAAAATGATTAA